The proteins below are encoded in one region of Streptomyces sp. NBC_00344:
- a CDS encoding AAA family ATPase, which translates to MAMTEAQRVGKHHVGWRPEKLREMREAHGLTLERAGERLRQVAEQAKLRGIPAANPQTLWQHEQGEVYPGPHYRRAYCLLYRGTDPDLGFRNALPGEDTQFKLTPLDDQRNGGHVLAVERAVHRIAPGIDAADHMGLQQRILDAWKRRHTGGDPHRPVLVLVGGFAGSGKTEFARFLTQLTGWPLLDKDPQTRPLVERLLVALGGDQNDRHTELYRKQVRPVEYECLMQAAFANTRCGISTVLTAPFIAEMTNTEWMQRLINKCGAQGVDVFPIWVQCDLESMHEYITFRSAARDSWKLQRWEEYLSTINLDLRPAVPHVVVDNRLGAAVSLADQARHAIGAVYA; encoded by the coding sequence TGGCGGCCTGAGAAACTGCGCGAGATGCGTGAGGCTCACGGGCTGACCCTGGAGAGGGCTGGCGAGCGGCTCCGTCAGGTTGCCGAACAGGCGAAGCTGCGAGGAATCCCGGCAGCGAACCCCCAGACGTTGTGGCAACACGAGCAGGGGGAGGTCTACCCGGGGCCGCACTATCGGCGGGCGTATTGTCTCCTTTACCGGGGGACTGATCCGGATCTCGGCTTTCGTAACGCGTTGCCGGGCGAGGACACCCAGTTCAAACTGACACCCCTGGATGACCAGCGCAACGGTGGCCATGTCCTGGCTGTGGAGCGAGCGGTTCACCGGATTGCTCCCGGCATTGACGCCGCAGATCACATGGGTCTGCAGCAGCGGATCCTCGACGCCTGGAAGCGTCGGCACACAGGCGGCGATCCTCACCGGCCCGTACTGGTCCTGGTCGGCGGGTTCGCCGGCTCAGGCAAGACTGAGTTCGCACGCTTCCTCACCCAGCTAACGGGCTGGCCCCTGCTGGACAAGGATCCTCAGACCCGTCCACTGGTCGAGAGGCTTTTGGTCGCCCTGGGCGGTGACCAAAACGACCGGCACACGGAGCTCTACCGCAAGCAGGTGCGTCCGGTGGAGTACGAGTGCTTGATGCAGGCCGCTTTCGCCAATACCCGCTGCGGAATTAGCACCGTTCTGACCGCCCCGTTCATTGCGGAAATGACGAACACGGAGTGGATGCAGCGCCTGATCAACAAATGCGGGGCCCAGGGCGTGGACGTATTCCCGATCTGGGTTCAGTGTGACTTGGAGTCGATGCACGAGTACATCACCTTCCGTTCCGCGGCCCGTGACTCGTGGAAGCTGCAGCGCTGGGAGGAGTACCTCTCGACCATCAATTTGGATCTACGTCCGGCCGTGCCGCACGTGGTTGTCGACAACCGTCTCGGGGCCGCAGTTTCTCTGGCTGATCAGGCCCGGCATGCGATCGGGGCGGTGTACGCATGA
- a CDS encoding phosphotransferase-like protein, protein MKPGVILYGPPASGKDTVTAALARLDARYRQFSRLKVGSGKSAGYRMGTPEQLRELESVGSVIYANSRYGNTYVIDTPGLKNAFNAGVPVVHLGQIDGIHALVDGCPAAWALVVLWCSKVVTGKRSEARGDTNSAARLAAWEETREDLDAHPEVLWDLTVETVTTTPDQSALLIHQLLAQRAGAAT, encoded by the coding sequence ATGAAGCCGGGCGTCATCCTCTACGGGCCGCCAGCGTCAGGCAAAGACACCGTCACCGCTGCGCTGGCACGACTTGATGCAAGGTATCGGCAGTTCTCACGGCTCAAGGTTGGCTCAGGCAAGAGCGCCGGTTACCGGATGGGCACGCCAGAGCAGCTGCGAGAGCTGGAATCCGTGGGCAGCGTCATCTATGCCAATAGCCGGTATGGCAACACGTACGTGATCGACACCCCGGGCCTGAAGAACGCGTTCAATGCGGGAGTGCCGGTGGTGCACCTCGGTCAGATTGACGGCATTCATGCCCTGGTCGATGGTTGTCCGGCAGCCTGGGCTCTGGTGGTGCTGTGGTGCTCAAAGGTCGTGACCGGAAAGCGCTCCGAGGCGCGAGGAGACACCAACTCAGCCGCACGCCTGGCGGCATGGGAGGAGACGCGCGAGGACTTGGATGCGCACCCGGAGGTGCTCTGGGACCTCACGGTGGAGACAGTGACGACGACGCCGGATCAGTCGGCGCTGCTCATCCACCAGCTGCTGGCTCAGAGGGCGGGAGCGGCAACGTGA
- a CDS encoding DUF1932 domain-containing protein → MNQQTIGILHPGSMGAAVAGCAATNASTVLWCTAGRSPESVARAEQHGLEPVPTLQELLDRADTVISLCPPAAAEGLARDVAACNFSGVYVEANAITAERTQRIAALLLRAEAVVDGGVVGSPPVNGKTPTLYLSGPAAATAGLEALFSGTAVRTNCLGSAIGQASALKLAYASFQKTSRVLVALSIGLAKEHGVEQELVDIASRRSDSYLAEPEYIAKTAARAWRWGPELEEAADMLAAAGLPPELLRAAATTLARWDDAKNNRKLTLTDALSKLTQP, encoded by the coding sequence GTGAACCAGCAGACCATCGGCATCCTGCACCCAGGCAGCATGGGCGCTGCCGTCGCGGGGTGCGCGGCGACCAACGCGTCAACCGTTCTCTGGTGCACCGCAGGGCGTAGCCCCGAGAGCGTTGCCCGTGCGGAGCAGCATGGTCTGGAACCGGTTCCTACCCTGCAGGAGCTACTGGACCGGGCGGACACGGTAATTAGCCTGTGTCCGCCTGCGGCCGCCGAAGGCCTCGCTCGCGACGTCGCCGCATGCAATTTCTCCGGGGTGTATGTCGAAGCGAACGCCATCACCGCCGAACGGACACAGCGCATCGCGGCACTGCTTTTGCGGGCCGAAGCGGTAGTCGACGGCGGCGTGGTCGGCTCTCCACCGGTAAACGGTAAAACGCCAACGCTGTACCTCTCTGGCCCAGCTGCCGCGACCGCGGGCCTCGAAGCGCTCTTCAGCGGCACGGCCGTACGAACGAATTGCCTGGGGAGCGCCATCGGACAGGCTTCCGCACTCAAGCTCGCGTACGCGAGCTTCCAGAAGACTTCGCGGGTGCTAGTGGCACTGTCGATTGGGCTGGCTAAGGAACATGGAGTCGAACAGGAGCTCGTCGACATCGCCTCGCGCCGCAGCGACTCGTACCTTGCTGAGCCTGAGTACATCGCGAAGACTGCGGCGCGCGCCTGGCGGTGGGGCCCGGAGTTGGAGGAAGCCGCCGACATGCTTGCGGCTGCTGGCCTTCCGCCCGAGCTGCTACGCGCGGCCGCGACAACGCTGGCGCGGTGGGACGACGCCAAGAACAACAGAAAGCTCACGCTCACCGACGCCCTTAGCAAGCTCACCCAGCCGTAA
- a CDS encoding HAD family hydrolase encodes MQRPLALFDLDGTLVDRNAAFISAVTSVCQGFALGPEIENWILAELADRVSVADFVRMQEAFALTIPWERLWLSYVEGMVAATSCRPTVVEGLTQLRADNWTIGVVTNGASDIQRAKLTAAGLTGLVDGVAVSGDIDVRKPSPRLFELAARRCGSALHSRAWMVGDNPAGDIGGGHRAGLRTIWVRSRLWSSDVPSPDRTVNDVVDAIGILLNTKPE; translated from the coding sequence GTGCAGCGCCCTCTTGCCCTCTTTGACTTGGACGGGACTCTGGTCGACCGGAATGCAGCATTCATCAGTGCGGTGACCAGTGTCTGTCAGGGTTTCGCCCTGGGCCCCGAGATCGAGAACTGGATACTGGCGGAACTTGCCGACCGTGTCAGCGTCGCCGACTTTGTCCGGATGCAGGAAGCCTTCGCGCTGACCATTCCTTGGGAGCGTCTGTGGCTGTCGTACGTCGAAGGCATGGTGGCCGCCACCTCCTGTCGGCCCACCGTCGTTGAGGGCCTGACCCAACTGCGTGCCGACAACTGGACGATCGGCGTTGTCACCAACGGCGCCAGCGATATCCAACGCGCCAAGCTCACCGCGGCCGGCCTTACGGGTCTCGTGGACGGAGTCGCAGTGTCCGGCGATATCGACGTTAGGAAGCCCTCTCCCAGACTCTTCGAGCTCGCGGCCAGACGCTGCGGCTCCGCCCTTCATAGCCGGGCATGGATGGTCGGAGACAACCCCGCCGGGGACATCGGCGGCGGCCACCGAGCCGGGCTGCGCACCATCTGGGTGCGCAGCCGCCTTTGGTCTTCCGACGTTCCAAGCCCCGATCGCACCGTTAACGATGTCGTCGACGCGATCGGCATTCTGCTCAACACCAAACCGGAGTAG
- a CDS encoding helix-turn-helix domain-containing protein, giving the protein MSELFDAVDALLARPAFPPPVRARLRRADGLTQAEVAAALGVSRLSFQRWETGLATPHPRHRAAYTRLLEGLAAKHPAAVEHESTQAEAS; this is encoded by the coding sequence ATGTCAGAGTTGTTTGATGCAGTTGACGCCCTGTTGGCGCGTCCTGCCTTCCCTCCTCCCGTACGCGCACGCCTGCGCCGCGCCGACGGGCTGACTCAAGCGGAGGTAGCTGCAGCGCTCGGCGTTTCTCGTCTCTCCTTCCAGCGCTGGGAGACAGGCCTTGCCACCCCCCACCCGCGGCACCGAGCGGCCTACACGCGCCTCCTGGAGGGACTGGCAGCGAAGCATCCTGCCGCTGTCGAGCACGAATCCACGCAAGCCGAAGCAAGTTAG
- the tpg gene encoding telomere-protecting terminal protein Tpg, translated as MGIIGDSLDKAATNVFTRPIPKTAGAQIRFLVKHEKGSTRTVAQRLGISQRTVERYLTGQIKKPRPDLAERLAGEVRKDWQPLIRQRARKQAATEGGITIETRARFGFTAAPGTTDDGRLRLITQHLPPAYAARLFAAQEQGATEQRLQNIAAEGLQEQYFKDRGRRAEGLVVELTDIDYIELGY; from the coding sequence ATGGGCATCATCGGCGACAGCCTCGACAAAGCCGCAACCAACGTGTTCACCCGCCCGATCCCGAAAACCGCCGGCGCCCAGATCCGCTTCCTCGTGAAGCACGAGAAAGGCTCCACCCGCACGGTCGCCCAGCGCCTGGGCATCTCCCAGCGCACCGTGGAGCGCTACCTCACCGGCCAGATCAAAAAGCCCCGCCCCGACCTCGCGGAACGCCTCGCCGGCGAAGTCCGCAAGGACTGGCAGCCGTTGATCCGCCAACGCGCCCGCAAGCAGGCAGCGACCGAGGGCGGCATCACGATCGAGACCCGGGCCCGCTTCGGGTTCACCGCAGCGCCCGGAACGACGGACGACGGACGCCTCCGGCTGATTACCCAGCACCTCCCACCCGCCTACGCGGCCCGGCTGTTCGCCGCACAAGAGCAGGGCGCCACCGAGCAGCGGTTGCAGAACATTGCTGCTGAAGGGCTTCAGGAGCAGTACTTCAAGGACCGCGGCCGCCGGGCCGAGGGGCTCGTGGTGGAGCTCACCGATATCGACTACATCGAGCTTGGCTACTAG
- a CDS encoding DUF5131 family protein, whose product MSDRSAIEWTEATWNPTTGCDRVSSGCDNCYALTLAKRLKAMGAAKYQNDGHPRTSGPGFDVTLHPDALSVPYGWKSPRVVFVNSMSDLFHARVPLDFVREVFKVMADTPQHTYQVLTKRARRLRQIAPKLDWPANLWMGVSLETETELPRVDDLRHVPAVVRFLSCEPLLGPLPDLDLDGIGWVIAGGESGAGHRPLDEAWVTGIRDTCQDAGVAFFFKQWGGRTPKAGGRILAGRTWDEMPLPIAA is encoded by the coding sequence GTGAGCGACCGCAGCGCCATCGAATGGACCGAGGCGACCTGGAACCCGACCACCGGCTGCGACCGTGTCTCGTCCGGCTGCGACAACTGTTACGCCCTGACGCTTGCGAAGCGGCTCAAGGCGATGGGTGCGGCGAAGTACCAGAACGACGGTCACCCCCGCACGTCCGGCCCCGGTTTTGACGTCACTTTGCACCCGGACGCGCTGAGCGTCCCCTACGGCTGGAAAAGCCCGCGGGTGGTGTTCGTCAATTCGATGTCCGATCTCTTCCATGCGCGGGTGCCGCTGGACTTCGTCCGTGAGGTGTTCAAGGTCATGGCCGATACGCCGCAGCACACCTACCAAGTGCTGACCAAGCGGGCCCGGCGTCTGCGGCAGATCGCACCGAAGCTGGACTGGCCGGCGAACCTGTGGATGGGCGTGTCCCTCGAGACGGAGACCGAGCTGCCGCGCGTGGACGACCTGCGCCACGTGCCTGCAGTTGTGCGGTTCCTGTCCTGTGAGCCGCTGCTCGGGCCCCTGCCCGACCTGGACTTGGACGGTATCGGCTGGGTCATTGCCGGCGGCGAATCCGGAGCGGGCCACCGCCCCTTGGACGAGGCTTGGGTGACCGGGATCCGCGACACCTGCCAGGACGCCGGCGTGGCGTTCTTCTTCAAGCAATGGGGCGGGCGCACGCCGAAGGCCGGCGGCCGCATCCTGGCGGGCCGCACCTGGGACGAGATGCCCCTGCCGATCGCAGCCTGA
- the tcmP gene encoding three-Cys-motif partner protein TcmP, which yields MSSGTGGAYWQGKALPSVFKHELLKRYLPPFGGMTGTQSQDKRVVYLDGYAGEGRYASGEPGSAEIALRVASHHRKLGLNLSCFFVEQQAKSFARLEEVVSGYRNRGVQAEAHQGGVDDVLDDVVRQAAGVPLFLFLDPCGLCLPMDRLVNVLAQHRRERRPATELLMNFSMMAVQRLGGHVRSPKGNERSLERFDEVCGGPWWREYFAAGRPGQDAAQAVAAEYKRRLALRTGMFVQSVAVAHSPTVKPVYHLVFATRSQYGLWVFGDTVARARDEWWKTLELREDPALFSMAPDPKEVEAKAVPKIADNLEELLRRTGRPVKLVDHTLEIFGKYYGQVTEPAVRKAVRLLHERGRTPSDGVGQRKIREIVVRPGRLAA from the coding sequence ATGTCATCTGGCACGGGCGGGGCCTACTGGCAGGGCAAGGCGTTACCGAGCGTCTTCAAGCATGAACTCCTCAAGCGGTATCTCCCGCCTTTCGGCGGGATGACGGGAACGCAGTCGCAGGACAAACGCGTCGTGTACCTGGACGGATATGCAGGTGAGGGCCGCTACGCGAGCGGTGAGCCCGGCTCTGCAGAGATAGCCCTGCGAGTGGCCTCCCATCACCGCAAGCTCGGACTCAATCTCTCGTGCTTCTTCGTCGAACAACAGGCGAAGTCGTTCGCACGGCTGGAGGAGGTCGTCAGCGGTTACCGCAACCGCGGCGTGCAGGCCGAGGCGCACCAGGGCGGTGTCGACGACGTGCTCGATGACGTGGTGCGGCAGGCTGCCGGGGTGCCGTTGTTCCTGTTCCTGGATCCGTGCGGGCTGTGTCTGCCGATGGATCGCCTGGTGAATGTGCTGGCGCAGCACCGGCGGGAGCGGCGGCCGGCGACCGAGCTGCTGATGAACTTCAGCATGATGGCGGTGCAGCGGCTGGGCGGGCACGTCCGCTCCCCCAAGGGCAACGAGCGGTCACTGGAACGCTTCGACGAAGTTTGCGGCGGCCCCTGGTGGCGTGAGTACTTCGCTGCCGGCCGGCCGGGGCAGGATGCGGCGCAGGCGGTGGCGGCCGAGTACAAGCGGCGTCTGGCGCTGCGGACCGGCATGTTCGTGCAGTCGGTGGCAGTGGCCCATTCGCCGACTGTGAAACCGGTGTATCACCTGGTGTTCGCGACCCGCAGCCAGTATGGGTTGTGGGTGTTCGGCGACACGGTGGCCCGTGCCCGTGACGAATGGTGGAAGACCCTCGAACTACGCGAGGATCCGGCGCTCTTCTCCATGGCGCCAGATCCCAAGGAAGTCGAGGCCAAGGCTGTCCCCAAGATCGCAGACAACCTAGAGGAGCTGCTGCGCCGCACGGGCCGGCCGGTGAAGCTGGTCGACCACACCCTGGAGATCTTTGGCAAGTACTACGGGCAGGTCACTGAGCCCGCCGTACGCAAAGCGGTCCGGCTGCTGCACGAACGGGGAAGGACACCCAGCGACGGCGTGGGTCAGCGGAAAATACGCGAGATCGTCGTGCGGCCCGGCCGTCTTGCCGCCTGA
- a CDS encoding zinc finger domain-containing protein has translation MLPLEAIELDVFRRRHEHDTFWCGLLLGGCGVQLTTKLYTDRVCHFAHYPGADGLPHLCGRHARGVASADHLYVKSAAAAWLRDHDDQADFDFAQPGGAAIGSVVDIRFKHGGLRVHLDQAVAPVWDEDGREPVLGMSVPVDRDTLIHRWYVHRIRLDSEGTARRVRIGTEAFARPIEWFALDECAMTERGLSTPAVEQIVRSRRTRPVSAWAVGRTKRVPDAQARAQVLLRKLADARKVGSVVVVTRVCRDIAAVTGMEEEMQAQLTNAVSDAERWLVAQADVRRKLFSDLSEAVASRTMDQVRQLLVRVNATSSHDRTEDENVIADAAAECIAAFARQRQTAAAAKRAKQEDSAARRAAERVEALLAALERRGISQPRNTMRKLVKDLTYAAVQASGRIDSRQQEQIRIWKTRAGIGRPPANASRRTAAPAKRASPKRKPPLHEQVERRSWSKNERKPRAEQSTQRPPSQQQSPSWQVVDVACPTCEAAPGTRCRTPDGRPHQPRVRQFSRRFPSH, from the coding sequence ATGCTGCCGCTGGAGGCGATCGAGCTGGACGTCTTCCGTCGCCGGCACGAGCACGACACGTTCTGGTGCGGGCTGCTGCTCGGCGGCTGCGGCGTTCAGCTGACAACGAAGCTCTACACCGACCGGGTCTGCCACTTTGCTCACTACCCAGGCGCGGACGGGCTGCCCCACCTTTGCGGCCGCCATGCCCGGGGTGTAGCTAGCGCCGACCACCTGTATGTGAAGTCCGCGGCCGCCGCCTGGCTCCGAGACCACGATGACCAGGCTGACTTCGACTTCGCCCAGCCCGGCGGCGCAGCGATCGGCTCGGTGGTCGACATCCGGTTCAAGCACGGCGGGCTGCGTGTGCACCTGGACCAGGCGGTGGCGCCGGTGTGGGATGAGGATGGCCGTGAACCCGTGCTCGGGATGTCGGTGCCGGTGGATCGGGACACGCTGATCCACCGCTGGTACGTCCACCGCATCCGTCTGGACAGCGAAGGCACTGCCCGCCGGGTCCGTATCGGCACCGAGGCATTCGCGAGGCCCATCGAGTGGTTCGCCCTGGACGAGTGCGCGATGACGGAACGAGGCCTGTCGACGCCGGCAGTGGAGCAGATCGTCCGTTCCCGCCGTACCCGCCCTGTCTCAGCGTGGGCCGTGGGCAGGACCAAAAGGGTCCCGGATGCACAGGCGCGAGCGCAGGTGCTGCTGCGCAAGCTGGCCGACGCCCGCAAGGTGGGGTCCGTTGTCGTCGTGACCCGGGTGTGCCGTGACATAGCCGCTGTGACCGGCATGGAGGAGGAGATGCAGGCGCAGCTGACGAACGCCGTCTCGGACGCGGAGCGCTGGCTGGTTGCGCAGGCCGATGTGCGGCGGAAGCTGTTCTCCGATTTAAGCGAGGCCGTCGCATCGAGGACCATGGATCAGGTCCGTCAGCTCCTGGTGCGTGTCAACGCGACCTCGAGTCACGACCGCACCGAAGACGAGAACGTCATTGCGGACGCGGCCGCCGAATGTATTGCGGCATTCGCGCGGCAACGGCAGACTGCGGCAGCGGCCAAACGGGCCAAGCAGGAGGACAGCGCGGCGAGGCGGGCGGCCGAGCGTGTGGAGGCACTGCTGGCGGCTCTGGAGCGGCGCGGAATCAGTCAGCCGCGGAATACGATGCGCAAGCTGGTGAAGGACCTCACGTACGCGGCGGTACAGGCCAGTGGCCGTATCGACTCCCGCCAGCAGGAACAGATTCGCATCTGGAAGACCCGTGCCGGCATCGGAAGGCCGCCGGCGAATGCCAGTCGCCGGACCGCGGCGCCAGCTAAGCGCGCGTCACCGAAGCGGAAGCCGCCGCTGCACGAACAGGTGGAGCGCCGCTCGTGGTCCAAGAACGAACGCAAGCCCCGAGCCGAGCAGAGCACCCAGCGCCCGCCCTCGCAGCAGCAATCGCCTTCGTGGCAGGTCGTGGATGTCGCCTGTCCTACCTGCGAGGCAGCACCCGGCACGCGCTGTAGAACACCCGACGGCCGCCCGCACCAGCCCCGTGTGAGGCAGTTCAGCCGCCGATTCCCATCTCACTGA
- a CDS encoding transposase family protein: MLVAPSSLMSVSLGTSPCSSTGVVGKVSADGLLQALAKVPDPRDPRGVRYRLATLLAIGVCAMTAAGQASPTPGRLA; the protein is encoded by the coding sequence ATGCTCGTCGCTCCATCCTCCCTCATGTCCGTGTCCCTGGGCACGTCGCCCTGCTCGTCCACCGGTGTGGTCGGGAAAGTGTCGGCGGACGGGCTGCTCCAGGCGCTGGCCAAGGTGCCCGACCCGCGTGATCCGCGGGGCGTTCGATATCGACTGGCCACGCTGCTTGCGATCGGGGTGTGCGCGATGACGGCGGCCGGGCAGGCTTCCCCAACGCCGGGACGCCTTGCCTAA